In Micropterus dolomieu isolate WLL.071019.BEF.003 ecotype Adirondacks linkage group LG17, ASM2129224v1, whole genome shotgun sequence, one genomic interval encodes:
- the wsb1 gene encoding WD repeat and SOCS box-containing protein 1 codes for MASFPDSVNENDIGKAKFIGELLVPVAPFDQKSGREAWTVAFAPNGSYFAWSQGHRIVRLIPWTKCLKNFSVGHGGECTNASSPRRLSRQNSNGGQVIPVAGEPREHSIDCGDIVWGLAFGSSVPEKQSRCVNIEWHRFRFGQDQLLLATGLNNGRIKIWDVYTGKLLLNLMDHTDVVRDLTFAPDGSLMLVSASRDKTLRVWDLKDDGNMVKVLRGHQNWVYCSAFSPDSSILCSVGAGKAVFLWNMDKYTLIQKLDGHHNDVVSCEFSPDGALLATASYDTRVIIWDHHKATVLLELGHLFPPPSPIFAGGANDRWVRSVSFCPDGRHIASITDDRLVRFWSIEERAPQAIASLSNGLCCAFSAEGSVLAAGTRDGSVHFWECPRSIASLQHMCRMALRRVMTTHQVEALAIPTPLRDYLTYKVI; via the exons ATGGCAAGCTTCCCAGACTCTGTAAACGAAAATGATATAG GTAAGGCTAAGTTCATTGGTGAACTCCTGGTGCCTGTTGCTCCCTTTGACCAGAAATCTGGCCGCGAGGCGTGGACAGTAGCCTTTGCACCCAATGGTTCCTACTTCGCTTGGTCTCAGGGGCATCGCATTGTCAGGCTCATTCCCTGGACAAAATGCCTAAAGAACTT TTCAGTGGGCCATGGAGGAGAGTGCACCAATGCTTCAAGCCCCCGTCGTTTGTCTCGTCAGAACAGCAATGGAGGCCAAGTAATTCCAGTGGCCGGTGAACCCCGCGAGCACAGTATCGACTGCGGTGACATCGTATGGGGATTGGCCTTCGGCTCCTCTGTGCCAGAGAAGCAGAGCCGCTGTGTTAATATTGAGTGGCACCGCTTCAGGTTTGGCCAGGACCAGCTGCTACTGGCAACAGGCCTCAACAATGGTCGCATCAAGATCTGGGATGTTTACACTG GAAAACTGTTGCTGAATCTGATGGACCATACTGACGTAGTGCGAGACCTGACCTTTGCTCCTGATGGCAGCCTCATGCTAGTTTCTGCATCCAGAGATAAGACCCTCCGTGTATGGGACCTCAAAGATGACG GTAACATGGTGAAGGTTTTGAGGGGGCATCAGAACTGGGTGTACTGCAGCGCTTTCTCCCCTGACTCCTCCATCCTGTGTTCAGTTGGCGCCGGCAAAGCA GTGTTCCTATGGAACATGGATAAGTACACATTGATCCAGAAGCTGGACGGGCACCACAATGATGTGGTGTCCTGTGAGTTTTCACCAGATGGGGCGCTGTTGGCCACTGCCTCTTATGACACCCGAGTCATTATATGGGACCATCACAAGGCCACTGTCCTGCTGGAATTGGG ACATCTCTTCCCTCCTCCATCACCCATTTTTGCTGGGGGGGCAAATGACCGTTGGGTTCGCTCTGTGAGCTTCTGTCCTGATGGCCGCCACATTGCCAGCATTACTGATGACAG GCTGGTTCGTTTCTGGAGCATAGAGGAGAGAGCTCCTCAGGCTATTGCCTCTCTCTCTAATGGCCTCTGTTGTGCCTTCTCTGCTGAAGGAAGTGTCCTAGCTGCTGG GACTCGTGATGGTAGTGTGCACTTCTGGGAGTGTCCTCGTAGCATTGCCAGTCTGCAGCACATGTGCAGGATGGCTCTCCGACGGGTGATGACCACCCACCAGGTGGAGGCCCTGGCCATTCCTACACCGCTCCGTGACTACCTGACCTACAAAGTCATCTAA